A single window of Paroedura picta isolate Pp20150507F chromosome 8, Ppicta_v3.0, whole genome shotgun sequence DNA harbors:
- the EFHD1 gene encoding EF-hand domain-containing protein D1 → MASAELAQKLQRRLQRDGSCSEPPPDQEPSEEGAPAAAAAAAAASSPQTSPGDPDEERIVLSAAADPELSAKLNRRQDINTGAARPRFAQVFNPYTEFKEFTRRQIKDMERLFRLYDSGKDGYIDLMELKLMMEKLGAPQTHLGLKNMIKEVDEDFDSKLSFREFLLIFHKAAAGELEEDSGLMALAKLSEIDVALEGVKGAKNFFEAKVQALSSASKFEAEIKAEQDERKREEEERKHRRAAFRELKSAFSQ, encoded by the exons ATGGCCTCGGCCGAGCTGGCCCAGAAGCTGCAGCGGCGATTACAGCGGGATGGGAGTTGCTCGGAGCCCCCTCCCGACCAGGAGCCAAGTGAAGAGGGcgctccggcggcggcggcggcggcggcggcggcgtcctcCCCGCAGACCAGCCCTGGAGACCCGGACGAAGAGCGGATCGTGCTCAGCGCCGCCGCCGACCCGGAGCTGAGCGCCAAGTTGAACCGCCGGCAGGACATCAACACGGGCGCGGCGCGGCCCCGCTTCGCCCAAGTCTTCAACCCCTACACCGAGTTTAAGGAGTTCACCCGCCGGCAGATCAAGGACATGGAGCGCCTGTTCCGCCT ATATGACTCAGGGAAGGATGGTTACATTGACCTTATGGAACTGAAGCTGATGATGGAGAAACTTGGTGCCCCTCAGACTCATTTGGGCTTAAAGAACATGATCAAGGAAGTAGATGAAGATTTTGATAGCAAACTCAGTTTCCGTGAG TTCCTGCTCATTTTTCACAAAGCTGCAGCTGGAGAGCTTGAAGAAGACAGTGGTTTGATGGCTTTGGCGAAACTCTCAGAGATTGATGTTGCCCTTGAAGGGGTAAAAGGAGCCAAGAACTTCTTTGAAGCAAag GTTCAAGCATTGTCTTCGGCCAGTAAGTTTGAAGCAGAGATCAAAGCAGAACAGGATGAACGAAAAcgtgaggaagaggagaggaagcaCCGCAGAGCAGCTTTCCGAGAGCTCAAGTCAGCATTCAGTCAATAA